In Actinomycetota bacterium, a genomic segment contains:
- a CDS encoding SGNH/GDSL hydrolase family protein, with the protein MTTIVALGDSISFGVGDVRGAGVGPGWSGRLATAIGSAHHQRLAWPGARLSEMAKSQVGATVIAKPDIALVSIGGNDAICRGFDATQFSTELRKSLSTLQAAASSVVVATLPDISRTCQIPRVLRPHLRQRIELLNCAIVQAAHDSEVCILDRWNDEGAYLARHLASDRVHPSPCGYQALAEQTAVLLGIPVIGAAKQPSVEQARPGWWLAAHGVPWALKRSARLLPTVVSMLRHDSASGFSR; encoded by the coding sequence ATGACGACCATCGTTGCCTTGGGCGACAGCATCTCCTTTGGAGTCGGAGATGTGCGCGGTGCGGGCGTTGGCCCGGGTTGGTCTGGACGGCTGGCGACTGCCATCGGCAGTGCTCACCATCAGCGCCTGGCGTGGCCAGGAGCTCGACTGAGCGAGATGGCAAAGAGCCAAGTGGGCGCGACAGTCATCGCAAAGCCCGATATCGCGCTGGTCAGCATCGGCGGCAATGACGCAATCTGTCGAGGCTTTGACGCCACGCAGTTCTCCACTGAACTTCGCAAGTCACTCAGCACTCTGCAAGCCGCGGCCTCAAGTGTGGTCGTGGCCACATTGCCCGATATTTCTCGCACTTGCCAGATACCACGAGTGTTGCGTCCACATCTGCGGCAGCGAATAGAACTACTCAACTGCGCAATCGTTCAGGCCGCACACGACAGCGAGGTCTGCATCCTTGATCGGTGGAACGACGAAGGTGCCTATCTGGCCAGGCATCTGGCTTCAGATCGCGTTCATCCCTCTCCGTGCGGATACCAAGCACTCGCAGAGCAGACTGCCGTCCTGCTTGGCATTCCTGTTATCGGTGCCGCCAAGCAGCCTTCGGTAGAGCAGGCGCGCCCAGGCTGGTGGCTGGCAGCCCATGGAGTGCCGTGGGCGCTGAAGAGATCAGCACGACTCCTACCGACAGTGGTCTCGATGCTGCGACACGATTCGGCGTCCGGCTTCTCGCGCTGA
- a CDS encoding glycosyltransferase has product MATVAHLANFYGPRSGGLRTTVNALALEYERIGHSAHIIIPSDRSHTSTKGNVTTHEILSPQIPSSGGYRLIWRLRRVRELLQHINPDAIELSDRTTLIPITDWARKRDVQTTLVAHERIDGVIRAFAGALNDIELADRLNRRAANRVDHLVCTTRFAGEEFDRLDIPYTRIPLGVDLAAFHPRRWSGVWRDQFNAQMILVLCSRLSKEKQPEFALDALKALCELGVDAHLVIAGSGPLEQVLQRRSEALPASMLGFITNRDALARVLASADVLLAPGPIETFGLAALESLASGTPVISNQASAVPEVCGVLGGRALPLDARAWAEGILELTSRVGIRELARERAREFTWRRSAASMLALQGLTTRIDEFA; this is encoded by the coding sequence ATGGCCACCGTCGCGCACTTGGCCAACTTCTACGGACCGCGCAGCGGTGGTCTGCGCACAACCGTGAATGCATTGGCACTTGAGTACGAGCGAATCGGGCACAGCGCGCACATCATCATTCCTTCGGATCGCAGTCACACTTCCACCAAGGGAAATGTCACGACCCATGAGATTCTCAGCCCGCAAATACCAAGCTCGGGTGGCTATCGTCTGATCTGGCGCCTGCGTCGGGTACGCGAGTTGCTGCAGCACATCAATCCCGACGCCATAGAACTCTCTGATCGTACGACGCTCATTCCGATCACGGATTGGGCGCGCAAGCGTGACGTGCAGACAACACTTGTGGCTCACGAGCGCATAGACGGAGTCATCCGAGCCTTTGCTGGCGCACTCAACGACATCGAACTGGCCGATCGCCTCAATCGGCGGGCGGCCAATCGCGTCGATCATCTTGTGTGCACAACCAGGTTCGCTGGCGAAGAGTTCGACCGCTTGGATATCCCGTACACGCGAATACCGCTCGGCGTTGATCTGGCCGCATTCCACCCAAGACGCTGGAGCGGGGTGTGGCGAGATCAGTTCAACGCCCAGATGATCTTGGTTCTTTGCAGCCGACTGAGCAAGGAGAAGCAGCCGGAGTTCGCACTCGATGCACTGAAAGCTCTCTGCGAACTCGGTGTCGATGCGCACCTGGTCATCGCCGGTAGCGGACCTCTCGAGCAGGTGTTGCAACGACGCAGCGAAGCCCTGCCTGCGAGCATGTTGGGCTTCATCACCAATAGAGATGCGCTCGCTCGCGTCCTGGCCAGCGCCGATGTCCTGCTGGCACCCGGGCCGATCGAGACGTTTGGACTGGCCGCGCTGGAGTCACTGGCCAGTGGCACCCCAGTGATATCAAATCAAGCTTCCGCAGTTCCAGAAGTGTGCGGTGTGCTTGGCGGCAGGGCTCTGCCCCTGGATGCCCGAGCGTGGGCCGAGGGCATCTTGGAACTCACTTCACGTGTTGGCATCCGTGAGCTAGCGCGTGAGCGGGCACGTGAATTCACATGGCGACGTTCCGCGGCAAGCATGTTGGCGCTTCAAGGATTGACCACGCGAATCGATGAGTTCGCATGA